The Sphingobium sp. BYY-5 genome includes a window with the following:
- the cobI gene encoding precorrin-2 C(20)-methyltransferase — translation MSDLEQMGVIHGVGLGPGAPDLLSVRADRLVRGARHVAYFRKAGRPGQARRIAEGLLRADAVELPMEYPVTTEIPLSDPRYNECLSAFYAHCTDRLLAVARTGEDVVVLCEGDPFFYGSFMHLHSRLSGIAPVTVVPGIMGMAGAWNATGLPITWGDDVLTVAMATLPEEELVRRIRDTDALVVMKIGRHLPKLRRAVIAAGRADAAWLVEHAAMPGQRVTPLADVDTVTPYFSILLIHGQGRRP, via the coding sequence ATGAGCGATTTGGAGCAAATGGGTGTGATCCATGGCGTCGGCCTTGGTCCCGGTGCGCCGGACCTGCTCAGTGTCCGCGCCGACCGGCTGGTTCGTGGGGCGCGGCATGTCGCCTATTTCCGCAAGGCCGGCCGTCCGGGGCAGGCGCGGCGCATCGCCGAGGGTCTGTTGCGCGCGGATGCCGTCGAGTTGCCCATGGAATATCCCGTGACGACCGAAATTCCGCTGTCCGATCCGCGTTATAATGAATGCCTTTCCGCCTTTTACGCCCATTGTACAGACCGGTTGTTGGCGGTGGCGCGCACAGGCGAGGATGTGGTGGTCCTTTGTGAGGGCGATCCCTTTTTCTATGGCTCCTTCATGCATCTGCACAGCCGCCTGTCGGGAATAGCCCCGGTGACGGTGGTGCCCGGCATCATGGGCATGGCGGGTGCGTGGAACGCGACGGGCCTGCCGATCACCTGGGGCGATGATGTTCTGACGGTCGCCATGGCCACGTTGCCGGAGGAAGAACTGGTCCGGCGCATCCGCGACACCGACGCTCTGGTCGTTATGAAGATAGGCCGCCACCTGCCCAAGCTGCGCCGTGCGGTGATCGCCGCCGGGCGGGCAGACGCCGCCTGGCTGGTGGAGCACGCTGCCATGCCGGGGCAGCGCGTCACGCCGTTGGCGGATGTCGACACTGTCACGCCCTATTTCTCCATCCTGCTGATCCACGGTCAGGGGCGGCGGCCATGA
- a CDS encoding precorrin-8X methylmutase codes for MPHDYERDGAAIYRQSFATIRAEADFARFAAEEEPVAVRMIHAAGMVDLARHIRFSPGFAVGARQALAQGAPILCDARMVSEGITRARLPVGNAVLCTLNDEAVPEMARMMGNTRSAAALELWRPHLAGALIAIGNAPTALFHLLNMLEDPDCPRPAAIIGCPVGFIGAAESKEALWREPPVPCCIVEGRLGGSAITVAAVNALASCVE; via the coding sequence ATGCCCCATGATTATGAGAGGGACGGTGCGGCGATCTATCGCCAGTCCTTCGCCACCATTCGCGCCGAGGCCGATTTCGCCCGCTTTGCTGCGGAGGAGGAACCTGTCGCGGTCCGTATGATCCATGCGGCCGGGATGGTCGACCTCGCCCGGCATATTCGCTTTTCTCCCGGCTTTGCGGTTGGCGCGCGGCAGGCGCTGGCACAGGGCGCGCCGATCCTGTGCGATGCGCGCATGGTGTCGGAAGGGATCACGCGCGCGCGCCTCCCCGTCGGCAATGCCGTGCTCTGTACGCTGAATGATGAAGCCGTGCCGGAAATGGCGCGGATGATGGGCAACACCCGTTCCGCCGCCGCGCTGGAACTTTGGCGCCCGCATCTCGCCGGGGCGCTGATTGCCATCGGCAATGCACCGACCGCACTGTTCCATCTGCTGAACATGCTGGAAGACCCCGACTGTCCCCGCCCAGCGGCGATTATCGGTTGCCCGGTCGGCTTCATCGGCGCGGCGGAATCCAAGGAAGCGCTCTGGCGGGAACCGCCGGTGCCCTGTTGCATCGTCGAAGGGCGGCTGGGGGGCAGCGCGATCACGGTGGCGGCCGTCAACGCGCTGGCGAGCTGCGTCGAATGA
- a CDS encoding cobalamin biosynthesis protein CobG: MMAGDGLLMRVKPRLGRLTQAEVAGLCAAAIAHGNGQIDVTRRANLQIRGVSEATWPKLLECLLDLDLVDSDADREGVRNILIAPDWQDDDASHRIGCELLERLDELPELPELPDKVGFVIDTGPAPVLTGKPGDFRLERTVDGAIMLRADGRTNGVVVERHREVDALIALAHWFAASGGAQAGRMARHDKPLPIWAAGTDKPAPSLPPLVPGRWDRGAAYGVAFGRLNADTFARMMDGQGGQGVRITPWRILLVEGEGAPADYPGLSSDPAERLLRIDACPGSPDCPQASVETRNLARRLAPHVTGRLHVSGCAKGCATSSPADVVLTGRDGRYGLSFDARAGTEPVKAGLSAADVLAHFGAS, from the coding sequence ATGATGGCGGGCGACGGATTGCTGATGCGGGTGAAGCCGCGCCTGGGCCGCCTGACACAGGCCGAGGTTGCTGGCCTGTGCGCGGCAGCGATCGCCCACGGCAATGGCCAGATCGATGTGACACGCCGCGCCAACCTCCAAATCCGGGGCGTGAGCGAGGCGACATGGCCCAAGCTGCTCGAATGCCTGCTGGACCTCGACCTGGTCGATAGCGATGCCGACCGTGAAGGCGTGCGCAATATCCTGATCGCGCCGGATTGGCAGGACGATGACGCCAGCCATCGCATCGGCTGCGAATTGCTCGAACGGTTGGACGAACTGCCGGAACTGCCGGAACTGCCGGACAAGGTCGGATTTGTCATCGATACTGGCCCAGCGCCCGTCCTCACCGGTAAGCCGGGGGACTTCCGGCTCGAACGAACAGTGGACGGCGCCATCATGCTGCGCGCGGACGGCCGGACGAACGGGGTGGTTGTGGAACGGCATCGGGAAGTGGACGCCCTGATCGCGCTCGCCCACTGGTTCGCGGCAAGCGGCGGAGCGCAGGCGGGACGCATGGCCCGGCATGATAAGCCGCTGCCCATATGGGCGGCGGGCACGGACAAGCCCGCCCCTTCTTTGCCGCCCTTGGTCCCCGGACGCTGGGACCGAGGAGCGGCCTATGGTGTGGCGTTCGGCCGCCTGAATGCGGACACCTTCGCGCGTATGATGGATGGGCAAGGCGGGCAGGGTGTGCGTATCACCCCCTGGCGTATCCTTCTTGTTGAGGGCGAAGGCGCCCCCGCCGACTATCCCGGCCTGTCGAGCGATCCGGCTGAGCGGTTGCTGCGCATCGACGCCTGTCCAGGCTCTCCCGATTGCCCGCAGGCCAGCGTGGAAACGCGCAATTTGGCCCGCCGCCTTGCGCCCCATGTGACGGGACGCCTGCACGTCTCCGGCTGCGCCAAGGGCTGCGCTACTTCTTCTCCTGCCGACGTGGTCCTGACCGGACGCGATGGACGCTATGGCCTGTCCTTCGACGCGCGCGCCGGAACCGAACCCGTTAAGGCCGGCCTTTCCGCCGCCGACGTCCTAGCCCATTTCGGAGCCTCCTGA
- a CDS encoding PepSY domain-containing protein, with the protein MSASDLARATRRGPSVLAPAIPWKAMKRWLYIFHRWTGIVLCLFFAIWFLSGLVMLYVSFPSFRASERVATAAPIDWRQVRVGPDQALATLGEAEFPNEMRLGMTGGEPVYRFVMKDGRRAISARSGREIQAVDARRAGAIASVLVGAPVQSIDPVDHDQWVVTRAYKAMAPFWRVRLADRATTDIYVSQRTGEVVQNTTAHERFWNWLGAVPHWIYFEALRLFQEPWRQTVLWISGVAMFGAVAGFWIGVLRVRLNRRYKSGSVSPYRGWMKWHHVVGLLGGLFLVGWVFSGWLSMSPWGGLRDKGQADVPRLYARAQPVFPAIDPAIFLRRGHDAREIRFAYLGGLPIITIWGPQPAELLDGRNGRPIILDQPRILAMARNAMPGARLVGVERLEQPDRYWYSTGDPRDDSRPLPILRLKFVDPARTWLHIDPATGALLGQLGAGGRSYRWLFNALHSLDLPWLLIWPVMRHVLIWFLSIAGVAISVSGMVIGWRRLFALKRGGNGRKGQAHHLNQQSQLGSTVSFD; encoded by the coding sequence ATGTCGGCTTCTGATCTCGCGCGAGCGACGCGGCGAGGACCATCGGTCCTCGCCCCCGCCATCCCGTGGAAGGCGATGAAGCGCTGGCTTTACATCTTCCATCGCTGGACAGGCATCGTCCTGTGCCTGTTTTTCGCCATCTGGTTCCTGTCGGGACTGGTCATGCTCTACGTCTCCTTCCCCTCCTTCCGCGCATCGGAAAGGGTGGCGACCGCAGCGCCAATCGACTGGCGTCAGGTCCGGGTCGGTCCTGACCAGGCGCTCGCCACCCTGGGTGAAGCGGAATTTCCCAATGAAATGCGGCTTGGGATGACGGGGGGCGAACCGGTCTACCGCTTTGTCATGAAGGACGGCCGGCGCGCTATATCCGCGCGGTCCGGCAGGGAAATTCAGGCTGTCGACGCGCGCCGCGCCGGTGCGATCGCATCTGTACTGGTCGGCGCACCGGTGCAGTCGATCGACCCGGTGGATCATGACCAATGGGTCGTTACCCGCGCCTATAAGGCGATGGCGCCATTCTGGCGGGTCCGGCTTGCCGATCGGGCCACCACCGACATCTATGTCAGCCAGCGAACCGGCGAGGTCGTGCAGAATACGACCGCCCATGAGCGTTTCTGGAACTGGCTGGGCGCAGTGCCGCACTGGATCTATTTCGAAGCGCTGCGCCTGTTCCAGGAACCGTGGCGCCAGACCGTTCTGTGGATATCGGGCGTCGCCATGTTCGGCGCGGTGGCAGGTTTCTGGATCGGCGTGCTGCGTGTCCGCCTGAACCGGCGGTACAAGTCAGGTTCCGTCAGTCCCTATCGCGGCTGGATGAAGTGGCATCATGTCGTCGGGCTGTTGGGCGGCCTGTTCCTTGTGGGTTGGGTGTTCAGCGGCTGGCTGTCGATGAGCCCATGGGGCGGCCTGCGCGACAAGGGGCAGGCGGACGTGCCGCGCCTTTACGCCCGCGCCCAACCTGTCTTTCCGGCCATTGACCCCGCCATATTTCTTCGGCGCGGGCACGATGCCAGAGAAATACGGTTCGCCTATCTGGGCGGCCTGCCCATCATCACCATTTGGGGGCCGCAACCGGCCGAACTGCTGGATGGACGGAATGGCCGACCCATCATACTTGACCAGCCACGCATCCTGGCCATGGCGCGCAATGCGATGCCGGGTGCCCGGCTGGTCGGTGTCGAGCGGTTGGAACAGCCGGATCGATATTGGTATTCGACCGGGGACCCGCGGGATGACAGTCGGCCTCTACCGATCCTGCGCCTGAAGTTTGTCGATCCCGCGCGCACATGGTTGCACATCGATCCGGCGACCGGGGCGTTGCTCGGGCAGTTGGGGGCTGGGGGTCGCTCTTATCGTTGGCTGTTCAACGCGTTGCACAGCCTGGACCTGCCTTGGCTGCTCATCTGGCCGGTCATGCGGCACGTCTTGATCTGGTTCCTGTCCATTGCCGGTGTGGCCATTTCCGTGAGCGGCATGGTGATCGGCTGGCGGCGGCTATTCGCGCTGAAGAGAGGAGGGAACGGGCGCAAAGGCCAGGCCCACCATCTCAACCAACAGTCCCAGCTTGGCTCGACCGTGAGTTTCGACTAG
- a CDS encoding TonB-dependent receptor, which produces MLKFTSAAVAVFTLAASVIAYAQPDAEAENAAIVVTGAVDTLRFNLKTEGASRLGLTPLEMPASVETLDGDAIRLRGDLTVQDAAARATGIVNTSGVFGYGLSARGFTGQNSVMTLYDGMRMYNNTLTFPADPWMAQSVEILRGPASVLYGEGAIGGAVNVVRKQPSDEMEVSGRIGIASYDSLNVAAGAGGPITDGVSFRTDASYRRSEGWMDRGDSHALALAGSIRLKPAENLSFTLSHDYSSQSPRIWFGVPLVNGKLDRSLRRNNYNVTDANLRFRDNWSQAKVEWTPSDALIIRSTVYHLWANKYWKNAENLTYIPATASSPAQVRQSSFLDLYHIQKQTGNRTTANLTQEIGGLENQLVLGFDINRISYRNVSNSGNNATRLVDAVDPVPGLFIHQASAPTKPRYTNRIRQYSIFAEDRLKFSEQFSLVGGLRYDRPEITKTDHVNAANNFTATPDAVTWRVGAVYNPVPNLALYGQYATAADPVGALVSTSLAQSAFDLSTGRQYEAGIKHVFWGTRGQWTLAVYDIVKRRLLTSDPLIPTIQVQVGQQSSRGIEASLSLEPVDHLSVTLNGAILRARYDDFAESVGGILFQRDGNRPTNVAARTANAFVSWEFAKGWVADGGVSYVGKRYQDAANTRIVPAYTLTDIGLRWQFVEGASVALRLRNIFNETYARATYGTSQWVLGDPRTVEATLHVGF; this is translated from the coding sequence ATGTTGAAGTTCACATCGGCTGCGGTTGCGGTCTTCACTCTTGCTGCGTCTGTTATCGCTTATGCACAACCTGACGCAGAGGCTGAAAATGCCGCGATCGTCGTCACGGGCGCGGTCGATACGCTCCGCTTCAACCTGAAGACAGAGGGTGCCAGCCGTCTTGGCCTGACACCACTGGAAATGCCCGCCAGCGTTGAAACGCTGGACGGGGATGCAATTCGTCTGCGCGGCGATCTGACCGTTCAGGATGCTGCCGCCCGCGCGACCGGGATCGTCAATACCTCCGGCGTGTTCGGTTATGGTCTCTCGGCGCGCGGCTTCACCGGCCAGAATTCGGTGATGACCCTCTATGACGGGATGCGCATGTACAATAACACGCTGACCTTCCCGGCCGACCCGTGGATGGCGCAGAGCGTGGAGATTTTGCGGGGCCCTGCCTCGGTCCTCTATGGCGAGGGTGCGATCGGCGGTGCGGTCAACGTGGTGCGCAAGCAGCCGTCCGATGAGATGGAGGTCAGTGGCCGTATCGGCATCGCCTCCTATGACAGCCTGAATGTCGCGGCGGGCGCGGGTGGACCCATCACCGATGGAGTCAGCTTTCGCACCGACGCCAGCTATCGCCGGTCCGAAGGATGGATGGATCGCGGCGATTCCCATGCGCTGGCTCTTGCGGGATCGATCCGGCTGAAACCGGCCGAAAATCTCAGCTTCACCCTATCGCATGATTATAGCAGCCAAAGTCCGCGTATCTGGTTCGGCGTACCGCTGGTCAACGGCAAGCTCGACCGGTCGCTTCGCCGCAACAATTACAATGTCACGGACGCCAATCTGCGCTTCCGCGACAATTGGAGCCAGGCGAAGGTGGAATGGACGCCATCCGATGCGCTCATCATCCGCAGCACCGTCTATCATCTATGGGCCAATAAATATTGGAAGAATGCGGAGAATCTGACTTACATTCCAGCGACCGCCAGCAGCCCGGCACAGGTGCGGCAGTCGAGCTTTCTTGATCTCTACCATATCCAGAAACAGACCGGGAACCGCACCACCGCAAATCTGACGCAGGAGATTGGCGGCCTGGAAAATCAGTTGGTCCTGGGCTTCGACATCAACCGGATCAGCTACAGGAATGTCAGCAACAGCGGCAATAACGCGACCCGGCTGGTCGATGCCGTCGATCCGGTGCCGGGCCTCTTCATCCATCAGGCGAGCGCGCCGACAAAGCCGCGCTATACCAACCGCATTCGGCAATATTCGATTTTCGCGGAGGATCGGCTGAAGTTCAGCGAGCAATTCTCGCTGGTGGGTGGCCTGCGTTACGATCGACCGGAAATCACCAAGACCGACCATGTGAATGCAGCCAACAACTTCACCGCCACGCCGGATGCCGTCACCTGGCGCGTCGGCGCGGTCTATAACCCCGTTCCAAACCTGGCGCTCTACGGCCAATATGCGACCGCCGCTGATCCGGTGGGTGCGCTGGTTTCCACCAGTCTCGCCCAGAGCGCGTTCGATCTGTCCACCGGCCGGCAATATGAGGCCGGGATCAAGCATGTCTTCTGGGGGACGCGCGGCCAGTGGACCTTGGCCGTTTATGATATCGTCAAGCGAAGGCTGCTGACCTCCGATCCGCTGATCCCGACCATCCAGGTGCAGGTGGGACAGCAATCGTCCAGGGGCATCGAAGCCTCGCTGTCCCTGGAGCCTGTCGACCATCTCAGCGTCACGCTGAACGGTGCAATACTGCGCGCGCGCTATGATGATTTCGCGGAATCCGTGGGTGGCATTCTGTTCCAACGCGACGGCAATCGGCCGACCAATGTGGCGGCAAGGACCGCCAATGCCTTTGTGAGCTGGGAGTTCGCCAAGGGCTGGGTTGCCGATGGCGGCGTCAGCTATGTCGGCAAGCGCTATCAGGATGCGGCAAACACCCGCATCGTGCCCGCCTATACACTGACCGACATCGGATTGCGCTGGCAGTTCGTCGAGGGCGCGAGCGTCGCGCTGCGTCTGCGCAACATCTTCAACGAAACCTATGCCCGTGCCACCTATGGCACTTCGCAATGGGTGCTGGGCGATCCGCGCACGGTGGAGGCAACGCTCCATGTCGGCTTCTGA
- a CDS encoding DedA family protein: MSEFILDTITRYAGWAGLIVGVLAFLESMVVIGLFIPAIATMIAVGGLIGAGLIDPAPILVGALAGAILGDWLSYMLGRALGPAIYRHRWLKGHRLALARARLAFRRYGFISVLLGRFLGPLRATIPLVAGVLKMPQIPFQAANILSALLWIPALLAPGYFAGSEAMRWGFGVEHMLPIVVGLCLLPLGLGWIAVTMLNRPRQRACRQH, translated from the coding sequence ATGTCCGAATTCATTCTCGACACCATTACGCGATATGCTGGCTGGGCGGGCCTGATCGTGGGCGTTCTTGCCTTTCTCGAATCGATGGTCGTCATCGGCCTTTTCATTCCTGCCATTGCAACCATGATCGCCGTCGGCGGACTGATCGGGGCGGGACTGATCGATCCTGCGCCGATCCTTGTCGGCGCGCTCGCCGGCGCGATATTGGGGGACTGGCTCTCCTACATGCTGGGTCGTGCCCTTGGGCCAGCCATTTATCGGCATCGCTGGCTGAAAGGCCATCGTCTGGCACTGGCGCGGGCGCGGCTGGCCTTTCGGCGATATGGCTTCATCTCGGTGCTGCTGGGACGATTTCTGGGGCCTCTCCGTGCGACCATTCCCCTGGTCGCGGGTGTTCTGAAAATGCCGCAGATACCGTTCCAGGCTGCGAATATCCTTTCCGCGCTGCTATGGATTCCAGCGCTCCTGGCGCCGGGCTATTTCGCCGGGTCGGAAGCCATGCGGTGGGGGTTCGGCGTGGAACATATGCTGCCGATAGTCGTCGGCCTGTGCCTGCTCCCTTTGGGTCTGGGCTGGATAGCCGTCACCATGCTGAACCGGCCACGACAACGCGCCTGTCGTCAACATTAG
- a CDS encoding HAMP domain-containing sensor histidine kinase → MRRSSLSTRLYRRVLLLLALTGLAMGAILYTVASREIARASDAQLVNASRLLYMMMQDELAAGILTAHGKHLSDADDPLLSAEERNAFQASYDWCMFAVFWDGKVVAQSGWGAPVSLIPRQQGLHDFTAVGDHWRSYGLPGHDRKLLIVVAERHSIREFSIVPVLRQLALPLLMLLAAGMFMLWWTLRRSLSEVNRLTSTLYDRSLADLTPLAPMDWSSELEPLIVALNKLFARLGEAYEQEQAFTDDVAHELRTPLAAIRAQAQLLSRTAPTLPNDDISRLIKVVDRANDLVDGMLVMARLNATTVSRRSVDVHALVAEVVAETVMNLPPDAMEFTVTPDHIVRWRCDAASLKIALSAVIDNATRHARSGGQVDIAIMRSMDRLVLTIGDRGHGVEAADRDRLLRRFERGTSASPGSGLGLSIAVKAMALAGGMIQLDNRQDGVGLLVILTLPADLD, encoded by the coding sequence ATGAGGCGCTCCTCGCTTTCAACCCGGCTCTACAGGCGCGTCCTGTTGCTGCTGGCCCTGACTGGCCTGGCGATGGGGGCTATCCTCTATACCGTTGCCAGTCGCGAAATTGCCCGCGCATCCGATGCCCAGCTCGTGAACGCATCGCGCCTGCTCTACATGATGATGCAGGACGAACTGGCGGCCGGCATCCTGACTGCGCATGGAAAACATCTGTCAGATGCCGATGATCCGTTGCTATCGGCTGAGGAAAGGAATGCGTTCCAGGCCTCCTATGACTGGTGCATGTTCGCGGTGTTCTGGGATGGCAAGGTGGTCGCGCAGTCAGGCTGGGGCGCACCGGTAAGCCTCATCCCGCGCCAGCAGGGGTTGCATGATTTTACGGCCGTCGGCGATCATTGGCGCAGCTATGGGTTGCCGGGACATGATCGCAAATTGCTGATCGTCGTTGCCGAACGGCACAGCATAAGGGAATTTTCGATCGTTCCCGTGCTGCGCCAACTGGCGCTGCCGCTGCTGATGCTGCTGGCGGCGGGCATGTTCATGCTCTGGTGGACGCTGCGGAGGAGTCTGTCCGAAGTCAATCGGCTGACGTCCACGCTTTATGACCGTTCATTGGCCGACCTGACACCGCTCGCGCCCATGGATTGGTCGAGCGAGCTTGAACCGCTGATCGTGGCGCTCAACAAGCTGTTTGCGCGGCTGGGTGAGGCTTATGAACAGGAGCAGGCATTCACCGACGATGTCGCCCATGAACTGCGCACGCCTCTCGCGGCAATCAGGGCGCAGGCGCAGCTATTGAGCAGGACCGCCCCGACGCTCCCGAACGACGACATCAGCCGGTTGATTAAGGTGGTGGACCGGGCCAACGACCTTGTCGATGGGATGCTTGTGATGGCGCGCCTGAATGCGACGACGGTGTCCAGGCGATCGGTCGATGTGCACGCCCTGGTGGCGGAGGTGGTGGCCGAAACGGTCATGAACCTTCCGCCCGATGCAATGGAGTTCACTGTAACGCCAGACCATATCGTGCGCTGGCGGTGCGATGCGGCATCGCTCAAGATCGCCTTGTCGGCCGTGATTGACAATGCGACGCGGCACGCTCGCTCTGGCGGGCAAGTCGATATTGCGATTATGCGCAGCATGGACCGCCTTGTCCTGACCATCGGCGATCGGGGCCATGGCGTTGAGGCGGCAGATCGCGATCGCCTGCTTCGTCGCTTTGAGCGTGGCACATCGGCGTCGCCAGGTAGCGGCCTTGGCCTTTCCATCGCGGTCAAGGCCATGGCCCTGGCCGGTGGCATGATCCAGTTGGACAATCGACAGGATGGTGTTGGCTTGCTCGTCATACTGACGCTTCCGGCCGATCTGGATTAG
- a CDS encoding response regulator transcription factor: protein MCGFDALRSLTYSNLWRGPVIHAWSCALPRILVAEDDADLGPAMRRALELDGYVVDLYTHGDEVMAATSVSSYDVILLDIGLPRISGIEILRQLRSQRNATPVIIITALDRTQHRVAGLDAGADDYVVKPVELEELAARIRSQLRRKDRRQDDSMSVGDVTLDFAGHIVTVKGDPVSLTAKEYRLLTLLMRRNRRFVSKADLEGELYDQDQWVESNTVEVAISSLRRKLGRDFIRTARGLGYMVGGQET, encoded by the coding sequence GTGTGCGGATTTGACGCCCTCCGTTCGCTGACCTATTCCAACCTTTGGCGAGGGCCGGTCATTCACGCGTGGAGCTGCGCATTGCCCCGTATATTGGTTGCGGAAGACGACGCTGATCTGGGTCCGGCGATGAGACGGGCGCTGGAGCTGGATGGCTATGTCGTCGATCTTTACACCCATGGCGATGAGGTGATGGCGGCGACCAGCGTGAGCAGCTATGACGTCATTCTGCTCGACATCGGCCTGCCGCGCATATCGGGTATCGAGATATTGCGGCAACTTCGCTCGCAGCGGAATGCGACGCCCGTCATCATCATCACCGCCCTTGATCGTACCCAGCATCGGGTCGCGGGGCTGGATGCCGGCGCCGACGACTATGTGGTCAAGCCGGTCGAGCTGGAAGAACTGGCTGCCCGCATCCGCTCCCAACTGCGGCGCAAGGACCGGCGTCAGGACGACAGTATGAGCGTGGGCGATGTCACGCTCGACTTTGCCGGCCATATCGTGACCGTCAAAGGCGATCCGGTGTCTCTCACGGCCAAGGAGTATCGGCTGCTGACGCTGCTCATGCGGCGCAACCGGCGCTTCGTTTCCAAGGCGGATCTGGAGGGGGAATTATACGACCAGGATCAATGGGTGGAATCGAATACGGTAGAGGTCGCCATTTCATCCCTCCGGCGGAAATTGGGGCGTGACTTCATCCGGACCGCGCGCGGGCTTGGCTATATGGTCGGCGGTCAGGAAACATGA
- a CDS encoding nucleoside triphosphate hydrolase, whose translation MPPLIAVVGCDGSGKSTVTQALQVWMSECGSTRICHLGKQSGNIGRRIARLPLLGRRLDKSIHAKAQKAQAGQGPGLMAALVIYLFSMRRVYRFHRMMRLRREGYAIIADRFPQVGIPGPMDGLGLANARQSGLIGMIARSERQRYEAMVANKPDLVLRLNVSLDVAVARKPDHRFSSLARKIADVPRLTFEGAPIVELDAEQPLEQVLAQAKAAIGDRFPMMAAIEAAPSRAA comes from the coding sequence TTGCCGCCCCTGATCGCCGTCGTTGGTTGCGACGGCTCCGGCAAATCGACCGTGACGCAGGCGCTACAGGTCTGGATGAGCGAATGCGGCTCCACCCGCATCTGCCATCTGGGCAAGCAGTCCGGCAATATCGGCCGCAGGATCGCGCGGCTGCCGTTGCTGGGCCGGCGACTGGACAAGTCGATCCACGCGAAGGCGCAGAAAGCACAAGCCGGTCAGGGGCCGGGGCTGATGGCGGCGCTGGTGATCTATCTGTTTTCAATGCGCCGGGTATATCGTTTCCATCGCATGATGCGCCTGCGCCGGGAAGGTTATGCAATCATCGCCGATCGTTTTCCACAGGTCGGGATTCCGGGTCCGATGGATGGGTTGGGCCTTGCCAATGCCCGTCAGTCAGGGCTGATCGGCATGATCGCGCGATCGGAACGGCAACGCTATGAAGCCATGGTCGCCAACAAGCCTGACCTTGTGCTGCGCCTCAACGTATCGTTGGACGTCGCAGTCGCGCGGAAGCCCGATCATCGCTTCTCCTCACTCGCGCGCAAGATAGCGGATGTGCCGCGCCTGACATTCGAAGGCGCGCCCATCGTTGAACTCGACGCTGAACAGCCGCTGGAACAGGTGCTGGCCCAGGCGAAGGCCGCCATCGGTGATCGCTTCCCGATGATGGCGGCGATAGAAGCAGCGCCTTCGAGGGCCGCGTGA